A single window of Deltaproteobacteria bacterium DNA harbors:
- a CDS encoding type II toxin-antitoxin system HicB family antitoxin, with the protein MELYRLRFALRDPSDETEGKYLAEIPDLPGCRAWGDTRAQALESLQGVATAFIESYRDRGEPLPEKVEAAIVDAQKYEGLGEVMVAV; encoded by the coding sequence ATGGAACTGTACAGACTAAGATTCGCCCTGCGGGATCCGTCGGATGAGACAGAAGGCAAGTACCTTGCCGAAATCCCCGACTTGCCCGGCTGCCGCGCCTGGGGAGATACCCGTGCACAGGCGCTGGAGAGCCTTCAAGGCGTTGCCACGGCGTTCATCGAGTCCTACCGGGACCGGGGCGAGCCGCTCCCCGAAAAGGTTGAAGCAGCCATCGTTGACGCCCAGAAGTACGAGGGTCTCGGTGAGGTCATGGTTGCAGTTTGA
- a CDS encoding type II toxin-antitoxin system HicA family toxin has product MRYGELTRKLRRLGCHLDRRARGDHEIWIRSSNGRRTTIPNWGSHELKTGTVRAILRDLGITLQDFDRA; this is encoded by the coding sequence TTGAGATACGGCGAACTCACGCGCAAGCTGCGCCGACTCGGATGCCACCTTGACCGACGCGCCCGCGGCGACCACGAGATTTGGATTCGATCGTCGAACGGCCGCAGGACAACCATCCCCAACTGGGGCAGCCATGAGCTGAAAACGGGAACAGTCAGAGCCATCCTGAGAGACCTCGGCATCACGCT